From Desulfomicrobium macestii, one genomic window encodes:
- a CDS encoding PAS domain S-box protein, protein MTASISLQRQLDHLNRAQRHAGIGSFEHDMDTGATFWSDEQYCLLGFEPGTVTPSLDKFLNLLESGSRARFLRRVSVCFATRRELRTELRYTPENGSPRVAQIRAEFEPDESGHLRIIRGTFQDVTERRAVQSALRQSESRYRSIFENALEGIYQTTPEGVFLSANASMAKILRYDDPADMMAGIRDIGRDLYADPADRKRYMELLEEHVRVMGFETQVRRKDGSLIWVTLNSTLIQDAGTGRPCLIGTMEDISTRKRYELSLIESDQRFRNLLQQISCIAVSLDNQNRIIFSNPFLQQLTGWNATELGGRDWFEVCIPPDQREAMTRVLADTQEPEGTDTEILTRLGARRLIRWNTVPDINVQGETTGVTCMGVDITAIKMARDTLSKSALLQSMRLRIDDAAHSTSNFASLMRTVHQILGETIDAKNLITALINTDKNSLEFPYWVDEMTDVSEAAPRIDDLNDPENRRLTLELLRGNVPNILSATDMAALAKTGKIRLVGVIPQSWIGVPLKVRGKGIGALIVQNYATPVQYTRDDLDILLEVSEQIALAIERQRHDELSQTAEEIFHDIPSGLFIYKCLEPGQLVLETANPAALRLIHKRLEEARGMLFTDIWPRGTLLERYLHCLRTKEHFDKEAHLYEDDRIRGYFRIHAFALPGEKLAVAFEDVTERELVQQALIRAKEAAESANRAKSEFLANISHEVRTPLNGIMGMLQLALQSEASPELAEYMRTALASSRNLLRVLNDVLDFTKVDAGKMELLEREFDLDELLSQAVNFFKALALDKKISLALSTPANLGRFVGDEGRLRQILFNLMGNALKFTDTGSVTLEAWPVGEQADKTRILFTVQDKGIGIPTDKLNYVFESFTQVDGTYSRRYQGTGLGLPIVKRLVTLMGGNISVESMEGEGTTIFFVLPLRAAPPLKAHVPARPKPVSTDVGPLGILLVEDDMVNMTMAKRMLEKLGHGVICARNGLEALDCLHVPGVDVVLMDIQMPEMDGIEATEIIRSDPRFVHCAQIPIIALTAHAMAGDEDKFLSRGMNAYLSKPFDHVRLQELLHRFFG, encoded by the coding sequence ATGACGGCAAGCATCTCCCTGCAACGACAACTCGACCACCTGAACCGCGCCCAGCGTCACGCGGGCATCGGCTCCTTCGAGCACGACATGGACACCGGCGCGACCTTCTGGTCCGACGAACAATACTGCCTGCTCGGATTCGAGCCGGGCACGGTGACCCCATCCCTGGACAAGTTTCTTAACCTCCTCGAATCCGGCAGCCGGGCACGCTTCCTGCGCAGGGTAAGCGTCTGTTTCGCCACAAGACGCGAACTGCGCACCGAACTGCGCTACACCCCTGAAAACGGCTCCCCGCGCGTAGCCCAGATCCGCGCCGAATTCGAACCCGACGAAAGCGGTCATCTGCGCATCATCCGGGGCACCTTCCAGGACGTGACCGAGCGCAGGGCCGTGCAGTCCGCGCTGCGCCAGAGCGAGTCGCGCTACCGGTCCATTTTTGAAAACGCCCTTGAAGGAATTTATCAGACCACTCCCGAAGGCGTATTCCTGAGCGCGAACGCCTCCATGGCCAAAATCCTGCGCTACGACGACCCCGCCGACATGATGGCAGGCATACGGGACATCGGCCGCGATCTCTACGCCGACCCCGCCGACCGCAAGCGCTACATGGAACTTCTGGAAGAGCACGTCCGGGTCATGGGCTTCGAGACGCAGGTGCGGCGCAAGGACGGCAGCCTGATCTGGGTGACCCTCAACTCCACCTTGATCCAGGATGCGGGCACCGGCCGACCCTGCCTGATCGGAACCATGGAAGACATCAGTACACGCAAACGCTACGAACTGTCGCTGATCGAATCGGACCAGCGCTTTCGGAACCTGCTGCAGCAGATAAGCTGCATCGCCGTGTCCCTCGACAATCAAAACCGGATCATCTTCTCCAATCCCTTTCTGCAACAGCTGACCGGGTGGAACGCGACGGAACTTGGCGGCCGCGACTGGTTCGAGGTCTGCATCCCCCCGGACCAGCGCGAAGCCATGACCAGGGTCCTCGCGGACACGCAAGAACCGGAAGGCACGGACACCGAAATCCTGACCCGACTGGGGGCGCGGCGCCTCATCCGCTGGAACACCGTGCCCGACATCAATGTGCAGGGCGAAACCACGGGCGTGACCTGCATGGGCGTGGACATCACCGCGATCAAAATGGCCCGGGACACCTTGAGCAAAAGCGCGCTGCTTCAGTCCATGCGGCTGCGCATCGACGACGCGGCCCATTCGACCTCGAATTTTGCCAGCCTCATGCGGACCGTGCATCAAATCCTGGGCGAAACCATCGACGCCAAGAACCTGATCACCGCCCTCATCAACACGGACAAGAACTCGCTTGAATTTCCCTATTGGGTAGATGAAATGACCGATGTCAGCGAAGCGGCCCCGCGCATCGACGATCTGAACGATCCGGAAAACCGGCGCCTGACCCTGGAGCTTCTGCGCGGCAACGTCCCCAACATCCTGAGCGCCACCGACATGGCCGCCCTGGCAAAGACCGGAAAAATCCGGCTGGTGGGCGTGATCCCTCAAAGCTGGATAGGCGTCCCGCTCAAAGTGCGCGGCAAGGGCATCGGCGCCCTCATCGTGCAAAACTACGCAACACCCGTGCAATACACCCGGGACGACCTGGACATCCTGCTCGAAGTCTCGGAGCAGATCGCCCTGGCCATCGAACGCCAGCGCCACGACGAACTCTCCCAGACCGCCGAGGAGATTTTCCACGACATCCCCTCTGGGCTTTTCATCTACAAATGCCTCGAACCCGGCCAGTTGGTCCTCGAAACCGCCAACCCGGCCGCCCTGCGTCTCATCCACAAGCGCCTCGAAGAGGCCAGGGGCATGCTCTTCACGGACATCTGGCCGCGCGGCACCCTGCTTGAGAGATACCTGCACTGCCTGCGCACGAAAGAGCATTTCGACAAGGAAGCGCATCTCTACGAAGACGACCGCATCCGGGGCTATTTCCGCATCCACGCCTTTGCCCTGCCCGGAGAAAAGCTGGCCGTGGCCTTCGAGGACGTCACCGAACGCGAGCTTGTCCAGCAGGCCCTCATCCGGGCCAAGGAGGCCGCCGAATCGGCCAACAGGGCCAAGAGCGAGTTCCTGGCCAACATCAGCCACGAAGTGCGCACGCCCCTGAACGGAATCATGGGCATGCTGCAACTGGCCCTGCAGTCCGAGGCCTCCCCGGAGCTTGCCGAATACATGCGCACGGCTCTGGCGTCGTCCCGCAACCTTTTGCGGGTCCTGAACGACGTGCTCGACTTCACCAAGGTGGATGCGGGAAAAATGGAACTACTGGAGCGGGAATTCGACCTGGATGAACTGCTGAGCCAGGCCGTAAACTTTTTCAAGGCCCTGGCCCTGGATAAGAAAATCAGCCTCGCGCTTTCGACCCCGGCCAATCTGGGAAGATTTGTCGGTGACGAGGGACGCCTGCGCCAGATCCTCTTCAACCTGATGGGCAACGCCCTCAAGTTCACCGACACGGGCAGCGTGACCCTTGAAGCCTGGCCCGTGGGCGAACAGGCCGACAAGACGCGCATCCTGTTCACCGTGCAGGACAAGGGAATCGGCATCCCGACGGACAAGCTGAATTATGTCTTCGAATCCTTCACCCAGGTCGACGGAACCTATTCAAGGCGCTATCAGGGAACGGGACTCGGCCTGCCCATCGTCAAGCGCCTGGTGACGCTCATGGGCGGCAACATCTCGGTGGAGAGCATGGAAGGCGAGGGCACGACCATCTTCTTCGTCCTCCCCCTGCGGGCGGCACCGCCGCTGAAGGCACATGTACCGGCGCGGCCAAAGCCCGTCAGCACCGATGTCGGCCCGCTTGGCATTCTGCTGGTGGAAGACGACATGGTGAACATGACCATGGCCAAACGCATGCTCGAAAAGCTGGGACACGGCGTCATCTGCGCCCGCAACGGCCTGGAAGCCCTGGACTGCCTGCATGTCCCCGGCGTGGACGTGGTGCTCATGGACATCCAGATGCCGGAAATGGACGGGATCGAGGCCACGGAAATCATCCGCAGCGATCCACGTTTCGTCCACTGCGCCCAGATCCCCATCATCGCCCTGACCGCCCACGCCATGGCCGGCGACGAGGACAAATTCCTGTCGCGCGGCATGAACGCCTATCTCTCCAAACCTTTCGATCACGTCCGCCTGCAGGAACTGCTGCATCGCTTTTTCGGCTGA
- the greA gene encoding transcription elongation factor GreA: MNRIPISVEGFKRLEKELEDLKKERPAIIQAIKEAREEGDLRENAGYDAARERQGMLEARISHIESRMIRFEVIDINTLQSDRAVFGATVTVEDLETEERKTYTLLGPDEADHTKGTISIESPVGRALLGRQEGDEISVQVPKGRVDYEVISVSFNGTAGLK; encoded by the coding sequence ATGAACAGGATTCCCATTTCAGTCGAAGGCTTCAAGCGTTTGGAAAAGGAACTGGAAGACCTCAAGAAAGAGCGCCCGGCCATTATTCAGGCCATCAAGGAAGCCCGGGAAGAGGGCGACCTGCGCGAGAACGCGGGATACGACGCCGCGCGTGAACGCCAGGGCATGCTGGAGGCCCGGATCAGCCATATCGAATCGCGCATGATTCGTTTTGAAGTCATCGACATCAATACGCTGCAGAGCGACCGCGCGGTATTTGGAGCCACGGTGACCGTCGAGGATCTGGAGACCGAAGAGCGCAAGACCTACACCCTGCTCGGGCCCGATGAGGCCGATCACACCAAGGGCACCATCTCTATCGAGTCGCCGGTGGGACGGGCCTTGCTTGGCAGACAGGAAGGCGATGAAATCTCCGTCCAGGTCCCGAAAGGGCGCGTGGATTACGAGGTCATCTCCGTCAGCTTCAACGGTACGGCCGGACTGAAATAG
- the ilvN gene encoding acetolactate synthase small subunit, whose product MHSNTSRTVLDVLVKNHPGVMSHVCGLFSRRAFNVEAILCLPTDGGEESRIWLLVNEDDRLEQMIRQMRKLQDVHDVRLRPAAEETFARLGQVMRE is encoded by the coding sequence ATGCATAGCAACACGTCACGCACCGTCCTCGATGTGCTGGTCAAGAACCATCCCGGGGTCATGTCCCATGTCTGCGGTCTTTTTTCCCGCCGCGCGTTCAACGTCGAAGCCATTCTCTGCCTGCCCACGGACGGCGGCGAGGAGAGCCGCATCTGGCTTCTGGTCAACGAGGATGACCGGCTGGAGCAGATGATCCGGCAGATGCGCAAGTTGCAGGACGTGCACGATGTGCGGCTGCGGCCCGCCGCCGAGGAGACCTTTGCCCGGCTCGGCCAGGTCATGAGGGAATGA
- the ilvB gene encoding acetolactate synthase large subunit has protein sequence MFSMTGAQLTISLLERQGIRTIAGIPGGANLPLYDALSRSTRIRHVLTRHEQGAGFLAQGMARVTGLPAVCFATSGPGATNILTAIADAKLDSIPVICITGQVPRAMIGTDAFQEVDTYGMSIPITKHNFLVREARDLLHIIPEAFAIATSGRPGPVLIDIPRDVQLETADFTHWPEIGEREPVPSCFDGDLDAAVEMLNSARRPILWLGGGVVASGAGQEMLTLAERASMPVTSTLMGLTAMPHDHPLNMGMLGMHAQRHTNMALEACDLILAAGVRFDDRATGKVQEFCPQAKVIHIDIDHSELDKLRAASVAILGDVREVVGALLPRIAPAERQEWIGYIEALKLAFPSQVPEQGGHDTPQELIRRVGELAGENAIVVTDVGKHQMWTAQSYPFMPGTGWLTSGGLGTMGFGLPTAIGAALAAPERKVVCFSGDGSLLMNIQEMATAAEQGVDVTIILMNNACLGLVHQQQELFFKANYFSSIYDVSVDFPLIATGFRWKTWDLAGAADPDAVLSEALAHRGPTLIHVPVDRDEKVWPMVPPGAANRTMLGGECHA, from the coding sequence ATGTTTTCCATGACCGGCGCGCAGCTGACCATCAGCCTTCTTGAACGTCAGGGCATCCGCACCATCGCGGGCATCCCCGGCGGCGCAAATCTCCCCCTCTACGACGCACTTTCCCGCAGCACACGCATCCGTCACGTCCTGACCCGGCACGAGCAGGGCGCGGGCTTTCTGGCCCAGGGCATGGCCCGGGTCACCGGCTTGCCCGCGGTCTGTTTCGCCACCTCCGGGCCCGGCGCGACCAACATCCTGACCGCCATCGCCGACGCCAAGCTCGATTCGATCCCCGTCATCTGCATCACCGGCCAGGTCCCCCGGGCCATGATCGGCACCGACGCCTTCCAGGAGGTGGACACCTACGGGATGAGCATCCCCATCACCAAGCACAATTTTCTGGTGCGCGAGGCCCGCGACCTGCTGCACATCATCCCCGAGGCCTTCGCCATCGCCACCAGCGGCCGTCCCGGACCGGTGCTGATCGACATCCCGCGCGACGTCCAGCTGGAGACGGCCGATTTTACTCACTGGCCCGAGATAGGCGAGCGCGAACCCGTTCCGTCCTGTTTCGACGGGGATCTGGACGCGGCCGTGGAAATGCTCAACTCCGCCCGGCGGCCCATTCTGTGGCTCGGCGGAGGGGTGGTCGCCTCGGGCGCGGGCCAGGAGATGCTGACCCTCGCCGAACGCGCCTCCATGCCCGTGACATCGACGCTGATGGGACTGACAGCCATGCCGCATGACCATCCGCTGAACATGGGCATGCTTGGAATGCACGCCCAGCGTCACACCAACATGGCGCTTGAAGCCTGCGACCTGATCCTGGCTGCCGGGGTGCGCTTCGACGACCGCGCCACGGGCAAGGTGCAGGAGTTCTGCCCCCAGGCCAAGGTCATTCATATCGACATCGACCACAGCGAACTGGACAAGCTCAGGGCCGCCTCCGTGGCGATCCTTGGCGACGTGCGCGAAGTCGTCGGCGCTCTTTTGCCCAGGATCGCACCGGCCGAGCGCCAGGAATGGATCGGGTACATCGAGGCCCTGAAGCTGGCCTTTCCCTCCCAGGTCCCGGAGCAGGGCGGGCACGACACCCCGCAGGAACTGATCCGCCGGGTCGGGGAACTGGCCGGAGAAAACGCCATCGTGGTCACGGACGTGGGCAAGCATCAGATGTGGACGGCCCAGAGCTATCCTTTCATGCCCGGGACCGGCTGGCTGACCTCGGGCGGGCTCGGCACCATGGGTTTTGGCCTGCCCACGGCCATCGGCGCGGCCCTGGCCGCTCCCGAGCGCAAGGTCGTCTGCTTCAGCGGCGACGGCAGCCTGCTCATGAACATCCAGGAGATGGCCACGGCCGCCGAACAGGGCGTGGACGTGACTATCATCCTCATGAACAACGCCTGCCTCGGCCTTGTGCACCAGCAGCAGGAGCTTTTTTTCAAGGCCAATTATTTTTCATCCATTTACGACGTGAGCGTCGATTTTCCGCTCATTGCCACAGGGTTCAGATGGAAGACCTGGGACCTGGCCGGAGCCGCCGATCCCGATGCCGTGTTGAGCGAGGCCCTGGCCCACAGGGGACCGACCCTGATCCATGTCCCGGTGGACCGCGACGAGAAAGTCTGGCCCATGGTCCCTCCCGGGGCCGCCAACAGAACCATGCTCGGAGGTGAATGCCATGCATAG
- a CDS encoding NAD(P)/FAD-dependent oxidoreductase, giving the protein MELIHVDLLVEPDNIDDAAYIRAQALAKAGMDDDGGVRVRVVRRSVDARAKMPRFLLRIAVGGNDTAPSVFTPRPLGGERVVVVGAGPGGYFAAMTLLEAGIKPVLLERGRDVRARLKDVKKIYSEGLVNPHSNYCFGEGGAGTSSDGKLYTRSKKHGDVDRILDLFVAHGASPDIGVDAHPHLGSNVLPKLVRNMRDAIIAAGGEIHFEAHVTDLVLDSGEVRGVRLAGGETVEGDAVILATGHSARDIYDLLLKRGVLIEAKPFALGVRIEHPQELVDRMFYHHSPRHPALPAASYRLSCQTGERGVFSFCMCPGGFVVPASTAPGELVLNGMSLASRKAPFANAGLVAEIRPSDVPGDDPLALLRFQSEVEQTMFRAGDGRTQRAPAQRADDFLQGRVSENLGATSYIPGIHSAPLHDLLPGFVVRALQEGLTILGGKHKGFDSAEATLLAVESRTSSPVRIPRDRETLMHPQVRGLFPCGEGAGHAGGIVSAAMDGVAVAKAVVRKLKK; this is encoded by the coding sequence ATGGAACTCATTCACGTCGATCTGCTCGTGGAGCCCGACAATATCGATGACGCGGCGTACATACGGGCCCAGGCCCTGGCCAAGGCCGGAATGGATGATGACGGCGGCGTCAGGGTGCGTGTGGTGCGCCGCTCGGTGGATGCGCGGGCCAAGATGCCCCGTTTTCTGCTGCGCATCGCCGTGGGCGGGAACGACACGGCCCCCTCTGTGTTCACGCCAAGGCCCCTGGGCGGGGAGCGGGTGGTCGTGGTCGGAGCCGGTCCGGGCGGATATTTCGCGGCCATGACCCTGCTTGAGGCAGGCATAAAGCCCGTGCTGCTGGAGCGCGGACGCGACGTTCGCGCCCGGCTCAAGGACGTGAAGAAGATCTACTCCGAAGGACTGGTCAACCCGCACTCCAACTACTGCTTCGGCGAAGGTGGGGCGGGCACCTCTTCCGACGGCAAGCTTTACACCCGGTCCAAGAAGCATGGCGATGTGGACCGAATTCTCGATCTTTTCGTGGCCCACGGGGCGTCCCCGGATATCGGCGTGGACGCGCACCCGCATCTTGGGTCCAACGTGCTGCCGAAGCTGGTACGCAACATGCGCGATGCCATCATCGCCGCCGGCGGAGAGATTCATTTCGAGGCGCATGTGACCGATCTGGTCCTGGACTCCGGGGAGGTTCGCGGCGTGCGCCTGGCCGGGGGAGAGACGGTGGAGGGCGACGCCGTGATCCTGGCCACCGGGCATTCGGCCCGCGACATCTACGATCTGTTGCTCAAACGCGGGGTGCTCATCGAGGCCAAGCCCTTCGCCCTGGGCGTGCGCATCGAACATCCGCAGGAGCTGGTCGACCGGATGTTCTATCATCACAGCCCGCGTCATCCTGCCCTGCCCGCGGCCAGCTATCGCCTGTCCTGCCAGACGGGCGAGCGGGGCGTCTTTTCGTTCTGCATGTGCCCCGGCGGATTCGTGGTTCCGGCGTCAACCGCTCCGGGCGAGTTGGTCCTGAACGGCATGAGCCTGGCCAGCCGCAAGGCTCCCTTCGCCAACGCGGGACTGGTGGCCGAGATCCGTCCTTCCGACGTGCCGGGCGACGATCCGCTGGCGCTGCTGCGCTTTCAGTCCGAGGTCGAGCAGACCATGTTCCGCGCCGGAGACGGCCGGACTCAGCGCGCTCCGGCCCAGCGGGCCGATGATTTTCTGCAGGGCAGGGTGTCTGAGAATCTGGGCGCGACATCGTACATTCCCGGCATCCACAGCGCGCCGCTGCACGACCTGCTGCCGGGCTTCGTGGTCCGGGCCCTGCAGGAGGGACTGACCATTCTGGGCGGGAAACACAAGGGATTCGACAGCGCCGAGGCGACGCTTCTGGCCGTTGAATCACGAACCAGCTCCCCGGTACGCATCCCGCGTGATCGCGAGACGCTCATGCACCCGCAGGTGCGCGGCCTTTTTCCGTGCGGCGAAGGGGCCGGGCATGCGGGCGGCATTGTTTCGGCTGCCATGGATGGGGTGGCGGTGGCCAAGGCAGTGGTGCGCAAGCTGAAAAAATAG
- a CDS encoding HAD family hydrolase — protein MKKAQRPAAVLFDMDGLLLDTEATLKRIWQRESARLGFDLNDGLYAHLVGVPNVLCEEKLKCWFKDFPLAEFRANWKAVREEERRACAIPPMPGAVELVTWLDGQGVPLALATSSRREMVERNREAWPELFRFASIMTIEQIERPKPDPDIYLRTCAALKVQPGDCVIFEDSNPGMRAAIASGARAMMIPDLSTPEPDVREGAARIYPSLTQALASREEWF, from the coding sequence ATGAAGAAAGCGCAACGACCCGCGGCCGTCCTTTTTGACATGGACGGGCTGCTCCTGGATACCGAGGCCACCCTGAAGCGGATCTGGCAGCGCGAGTCGGCCCGTTTGGGCTTTGACTTGAATGACGGCCTGTATGCCCACCTGGTAGGGGTTCCCAATGTGCTCTGCGAGGAAAAGCTCAAGTGCTGGTTTAAAGACTTTCCTTTGGCTGAATTTCGGGCGAACTGGAAAGCGGTGCGCGAAGAGGAACGCCGCGCATGCGCCATACCGCCCATGCCTGGAGCGGTCGAGCTTGTGACCTGGCTTGACGGGCAGGGAGTGCCGCTGGCCCTGGCCACATCGTCCCGGCGCGAGATGGTCGAGCGCAATCGCGAGGCCTGGCCGGAACTGTTCCGTTTCGCGTCGATCATGACCATTGAGCAGATCGAGCGGCCCAAGCCGGACCCGGACATCTATCTGCGCACCTGCGCCGCGCTCAAGGTGCAGCCGGGGGATTGCGTCATCTTCGAGGATTCCAATCCCGGCATGCGCGCGGCCATCGCCTCCGGGGCGCGCGCCATGATGATTCCCGATCTGTCCACGCCGGAGCCGGACGTGCGCGAGGGCGCGGCCCGAATTTATCCTTCGCTGACGCAGGCTTTGGCCAGCCGCGAAGAATGGTTTTAA
- a CDS encoding J domain-containing protein produces the protein MATYKELIAAKAVLELPDRASLGEIRTSYISLLKRWHPDTCTEGKEKCSEMTQRIVSAYRTVCAYCEAYEYSFDDQELRRHLSNEEWWLEKFGEDPLWSKNHK, from the coding sequence ATGGCCACCTACAAGGAACTCATCGCGGCAAAAGCCGTGCTGGAATTGCCCGATCGCGCCTCATTGGGGGAAATCAGAACCTCCTACATAAGCCTGCTCAAGCGCTGGCATCCCGACACGTGCACAGAAGGCAAAGAAAAATGCAGTGAAATGACCCAGAGAATCGTGTCAGCCTACAGGACGGTTTGCGCCTACTGCGAAGCCTACGAATATTCCTTCGATGATCAGGAACTCAGGCGCCATCTCTCCAATGAGGAATGGTGGCTGGAAAAATTCGGCGAAGACCCCTTGTGGTCAAAAAATCATAAATGA
- a CDS encoding cytochrome c3 family protein, giving the protein MKKFLKPTLLIVFGIVIAFPLFSMTYYTMVRTSTPQFCASCHEIQWAYNTWKTSTHVNNMQGFVADCMDCHLPAPHDTANFFYMKTMHGLKDVIAHFMMDSPDDYDHAKNRRNAYASFKNDQCLKCHRNIENIPYKRGAMLAHKQVLHPMPGMEKRCVECHYDLVHNDRTYYDYNNLDLLAKK; this is encoded by the coding sequence ATGAAAAAATTCCTGAAGCCGACCCTTCTCATTGTTTTTGGAATCGTCATCGCTTTTCCACTCTTCAGCATGACCTATTACACGATGGTCAGGACCAGCACGCCGCAGTTCTGCGCTTCATGTCATGAAATCCAGTGGGCGTACAACACCTGGAAGACATCGACCCATGTCAACAACATGCAGGGTTTCGTGGCCGATTGCATGGACTGTCATCTTCCTGCACCGCATGACACGGCAAACTTCTTCTACATGAAAACTATGCACGGCCTCAAAGACGTGATCGCCCACTTCATGATGGATTCCCCCGACGATTACGATCATGCCAAGAATCGCAGAAATGCTTACGCGTCCTTCAAAAACGACCAGTGTCTCAAATGCCACCGCAATATCGAAAACATTCCCTACAAGCGCGGCGCCATGCTCGCACACAAGCAGGTTCTGCATCCGATGCCTGGAATGGAAAAGCGCTGCGTCGAATGCCACTACGACCTCGTGCACAACGATCGCACATATTATGACTACAACAACCTGGATTTGCTTGCGAAAAAATAA
- a CDS encoding multiheme c-type cytochrome — protein sequence MKHRYAFFIISTLLILGLGAWAGADMNKVKEFRIERGMSEQARACIECHKAETPGLFADWANSRHASANIGCLDCHQAEAHDADVSEPHYKQYQRTDNKWGKQEYRMPIAAAVTPKDCSRCHPDEVKQYAKSKHANTIEIMWKIDPWLNNGMNSDWERTAGCYYCHGTVLKKDKDGNLDASTWPNVGVGRANLDGSLGSCTSCHTRHRFSVAEARKPEACGQCHLGPDHPQIEIYTESKHGAITEANKHEYRWDSAPGTWTAGVDYRTPSCAGCHMSGSGAVIGTHDVTERLGWELQAPLTVRPQDFAPFPAQTSWQDEQEKMKTICVQCHARSWVDAHYVKTDNSVTEYNEVYFKPAKAMLDQLYEKGLLDKTRFFDEKLEVEFYELWHHEGRRARMGTAMMAPDYTWWHGFYECKHRFNNFMAEARHLIATNQKAEIFKDFPNANGDTTKPEVIFGPKQ from the coding sequence ATGAAACACCGTTACGCTTTTTTCATCATCTCCACCCTGCTCATCCTCGGCCTTGGCGCATGGGCAGGAGCGGACATGAACAAGGTCAAGGAGTTCCGCATCGAGCGGGGCATGTCCGAACAGGCCAGGGCCTGCATTGAATGTCACAAAGCCGAAACTCCCGGCCTGTTCGCGGACTGGGCGAACAGCAGACACGCAAGCGCCAATATCGGCTGCCTGGACTGCCATCAGGCCGAGGCGCATGACGCCGATGTGTCCGAACCCCACTACAAGCAGTATCAGCGGACGGACAACAAATGGGGCAAGCAGGAGTACCGCATGCCCATCGCCGCAGCCGTCACGCCCAAGGACTGCTCGCGCTGCCATCCGGACGAGGTCAAGCAGTACGCCAAGAGCAAGCACGCCAACACCATCGAGATCATGTGGAAGATCGATCCCTGGCTCAACAACGGCATGAACAGCGACTGGGAGCGCACCGCCGGATGCTACTACTGCCACGGCACGGTGCTCAAAAAGGACAAGGACGGCAATCTCGACGCCTCGACCTGGCCCAACGTCGGCGTCGGACGGGCGAATCTGGACGGCTCGCTCGGAAGCTGCACATCCTGCCACACCCGGCACCGCTTTTCCGTGGCCGAAGCCCGCAAGCCCGAAGCCTGCGGCCAGTGCCATCTTGGTCCGGACCACCCGCAGATCGAAATCTACACCGAGTCCAAGCACGGAGCCATCACGGAAGCCAACAAGCATGAATATCGCTGGGATTCCGCGCCCGGAACCTGGACGGCAGGCGTGGACTACCGCACGCCGAGCTGCGCTGGCTGCCACATGTCCGGCTCGGGAGCCGTCATCGGCACCCATGACGTGACGGAGCGCCTGGGCTGGGAACTGCAAGCCCCGCTGACCGTCCGGCCGCAGGATTTCGCACCTTTCCCGGCCCAGACCAGCTGGCAGGACGAACAGGAGAAGATGAAGACGATCTGCGTGCAGTGTCACGCAAGAAGCTGGGTTGACGCCCATTACGTCAAGACGGACAACTCCGTGACCGAATACAACGAGGTCTATTTCAAGCCCGCCAAGGCCATGCTCGACCAACTTTACGAGAAGGGTCTTCTGGATAAAACCCGGTTCTTCGACGAAAAGCTGGAGGTCGAATTCTACGAACTCTGGCACCACGAAGGACGTCGGGCCCGCATGGGCACGGCCATGATGGCTCCGGACTACACGTGGTGGCACGGCTTCTACGAGTGCAAGCACCGCTTCAACAATTTCATGGCCGAAGCGCGCCACCTCATCGCCACCAACCAGAAGGCCGAGATCTTCAAGGATTTCCCCAACGCCAACGGCGACACCACCAAGCCGGAGGTCATTTTCGGCCCGAAACAGTGA